The genomic interval GCGgattttaaattaatcattGTGATAAGAATCTCTTCAGGGAGGAACGTTCCtaacaaaataataactttatactTCTTATCAAGAGATTCCAGAAACCGAGaccaaaaatgatttcatttgatGTTTTACACCTTTCGTCAACGGGGTTTCCAGAATTTTTTCGGAGCTTATTCTTCAGAAGTGGGAAACAAGACACCCGTTGCGTCTGTTTCAATTAGTGTCGTGAACCTCTTAAAAATACTTCGACCGTTATTTTGCTACTGAAGTATAAATTATTCACAAACGAAAGTGATAGGATGTATGCAGCttggttttaaataaatacacgtTGTAGTTAAAGGACATTATATATTACACGTAAGTTCATTTCCATTATAATAGTGGACAGTTTGATGTGGTGTCTAAGGTATCCATTATGATTGGggtgttttattgtaaaatgtagttatattatcattttctagTGCCGAATTATATGTCAGCATATGCAACAGTTACAgagcaaaacataaaacatgtactATAATAAAGCATTCAATACCTTGTATTtagatttcaattgtttatattaagtTCGCATTTATCAAATGCTAGTGGTTGTCGGCTGGTTATTGTCTTACAATGcttaaattgataaatgcatatattaacAAGCGATAGTGCAAAAATGCCAGTAGATGGCACTACAGAgcttaaatttatattgatattcaaaGACGTATCTTTAACACGGTTTAAAAGAAACGACAACATGTTACTTGGTGTTCCCATTGGGTCTATTATCGACTTTCAGTGTTTAAGTTGTCATGTTTGAGCAAGGGCACGCAAACGATTAATGAATCTCTCACGGAAATTGCTTCCAATTGGCCATAGTTTaaatacagaatatattcttTTATTCTTTATAGATACAATTGTTTGCCTACCGAAGTTATAAAATTGAGATTGGCGGTTGAGTTAAGTATCTAATACCTATATTTTGTATCGTACATTAATTACATCAATAGTAAACTTAAAAGAAGAACAACTGCAGTGTTTGCAGTAATGTAAAGTCGTGGTTTGTCAATATGAAACCGCTTGATTAAATCCTATAGTGTTAAATGGCATGACAGGTTTACCGCAAATACGGAATATGATTGTGAAACgctttgcttttttaatttttgtcggATTTCTAAACTGTGTCTGAAGAGTGGATGTTATTAATGCCATGAAGCTGACCAACATTTCGGGTACAAATATATGTACGATTTATCATCGACCTATTTATTACTTTTAGCTCAATGATGAAGGCTAACCTTAGAATGATCATTTGGAAGGGAAAATTAATTCATACGTTGCTGTTGTGGATGATGTTCGTCACAGTGGCGGGATGGACGGACGAATCAAAGGGCTCCAGAGAAGAACATATGCAAAACAACGATGTAGTAAATACGGCAAAAGAACCATTGCGACAATACAGTGGGCCGTAAGTTAAAATTCaatgtattatgttatttgAACTAAATTGGCAAAGCGTTTTTTGTGGATCAaaatttactgttgcttttttggGATGCATTTAAATTAATCTAATAATTATAGGTTTGCTAGTAAAGAATAGTCATTAATCTAATGTGAAGCAGTCATCTAATTTTTCTACCAAACGCACTAAACAAAAGCCAAATCAGTcattgtaatttattaaaaaagagttAGTTATAAGTCTAAATCAGATCacgttataaataaatgtattaaaaaggtttagtatgtaaaatatatatcgcTATGAAAATATTCGTTTGTTCTTGAGTTATATGGTATATAATTAGAATTATTAGTTGTATTTTTGGACTGCCATTTAATAAGTTTGATGTCGTGTATATTATATTTGCTTGCATTTTTTCATACAACAGGACTGTTCACAACTTTGCCAGACACGgtttatgtcgtcacagattcgGTAAAGTCAGATTCTTCAAGGCGTTAGGGAAATATTTCTTGAACATATCAGGTTagtatataatacattaaacattttcaaaagcatATATGTTTGCCATCTATTTGACGAAGAGGAAACAGAAAAATCAATACTTGCGAATATCTCCATATTTTTCTATactatgtattatattgatacttgacaataattcaaacaaacaccacattTCATGCGTTTTTTTCAAACGCATAATACAAATTCTAGGAAAGTATAATAAAACTGTATACCATATAATTCAAAAGTGATCATCAATTCTGTCTTTTAACACAAttaagatttttgtttttaaacaatccGTATAATTTCTGCTCTCAAATGTTATTCTCTTCTAGaatatttgtattcatattatttCCACGCAATGCTTCAAGCGGGAATTGTTGTCTTTTCAGATGATATGaaaatcacatttatccttGACATATGTAAAAGACGAGATCACATGCTGACAAAATGGgtagaggaactatttgacatAGACGGTATGATAAGAATTGAACATGCTTAATCAACgaataaatatatctttgtaACTTGTTTTGATTGTAGTGTTATATCATAGGatgttaattataaaacaataaacccACACAGGTatgacaaaatatgttttactccATAAGACTTATTATATTACAAAAACTCTTTAGTTTAATACATTCGTATTTTATAGGTGACGGATACATCACCCACTTCGAAAAAGACATTTACCGCTAAGCCAATTCTTACAGCAATTTCGCTAGAAATTGGTACAAGTGGCAATGGCTTACCTTATCACTACCAGATGTTACATTTCTGCAGATACCGATAAGTTATAAAGGACAAACTGTCTAAATCTGAATGAAACCAAAACGAAATCTGCATCGGATATAAAAGGGGTCGGATAACGTATTAACTATACCAGGAACTGTTTCTTCGCCAGGATATTAACGTATAGACAACACATTATGTTTTGTTACATTAACTGTTATCCAGAACTTCAGCACTATACTCTGTGATATTTTTGTGTCTTCTGTTAACGAGTGGATTGTCTTTAAGGTGTATTAGCATTCTGTGAAATGTTATTAAGTGTGTTTACGTAAGTAAAAGTAATATGTTGATAGTGCTTTTTACAATACTATAATCGTTATCTAGACATACTATTTACTTACATGCCTTTATTCAAATGTTGTATTGTGTTTGGCATGATTCTTTGTTTACATAAGTTTTTGTTCATGCAAGTGCAGATTTTGCCAAATTCAGTTATGCGATTAAAAATTGAGTGTATGTTTAATACTGTTCATCCTTCATCAGTTTGTTAAAAGTGTTAGCTATAAATAAGTCCATACTACATTTTTGAAACGGGGTGCAccattttcttgaaaattacgttaAGAGCGTTCTAATCAAAGTTATAACAAATCATCAATACCACATTGGGCTGCTCCCTTTTAACAGTCAGTGTAATGGAAACTGGGAGTTTCAACTGAGCCATGAAAACGATATTGTAGAACCAGGTTAGTTCAACTCAGTAAGACCCATGAGTTTATcaaatattctgttttaaatgtaaatacacaATATGTTCATTATTGCCAAGTTCTCCTGCGactgtttcaaaatgtattccacttaaaaaaaacatttagatatATACACTATACCGGAAGGACCAAGGTAAAAAGGATACTGTCGATGATTTTCGGAAAAAGTGCAAAATGGGTCGTATACGCGTTGTCATGCATGGCAACAATTAAGGGATTACGGAAACACAACTTGTGAACTATTGGCAACTGCAcactattatattttttatcatttatatattgaaatgatttcaCACGTAATGGACTGAGcgatatatacataattatcaatatcaaTTGTGAAATAAAGTGAAGTAACACGTGTTACACAAGTTTTCCCAGCTTGAACAACACGATGGCTAGAAATAAGACAGTTTGAACGTGTCCTTTTTATTTTGGACTTTATTACATAGTGGTATACAGTATGTGAAAATAAGTGTTGATTTTTAAACGAAAAGCACTAAAATTCGTTTCTTTCCCATTTTTGTAcaatcatcatttattttttgcttttatatgtCATTCACTACGTGcagacaatttaaatgaaatgaaatgaaactaaTACCTGGGCGGTTTAACTTTCAAACCAAAATATTACGTGACTAAACAAAGGGATGCGCTTTAGGGTCAAATATGTGCAAATACCTCTGCGCTCGCTCCATTTTCTATACATCGCCGAAATGAACTTAAACTTCTACAAAGAACACTGACAATTTC from Mya arenaria isolate MELC-2E11 chromosome 7, ASM2691426v1 carries:
- the LOC128241683 gene encoding uncharacterized protein LOC128241683 → MMKANLRMIIWKGKLIHTLLLWMMFVTVAGWTDESKGSREEHMQNNDVVNTAKEPLRQYSGPTVHNFARHGLCRHRFGKVRFFKALGKYFLNISDDMKITFILDICKRRDHMLTKWVEELFDIDGDGYITHFEKDIYR